The Culex pipiens pallens isolate TS chromosome 2, TS_CPP_V2, whole genome shotgun sequence DNA window CACGAAGCAGAAGCCGTTCAAGGTAATTTTGAAGATCTTtcgaaaatactttaaaattgtctaaaaaggATATTTTCAGTGCGAAATCTGCTCCAAATGCTTCAACCAAAAGTCCACCCTCAAAACGCACATCCTCACCCACAACGGCGTCCAGGACTTCCGGTGTTTGCTGTGCGGACTGAAGTTTTCCCAGAAAATCAACCTGCGCGTTCACACATTTCGGATGCATCCCAAACGGACCGCATCCGTGGCCGATCGCCTGCCGTGTCCGTACTGTCCGTGTCTGTTCAAGAAGTTGGGCAGTCTGAACGCGCACAAGACGAAGGTGCACGCGGCTCTGCTGCCGGATCCGACGACGGTTGAGGAACCTCCGGTTAAAAGTGTTCCGGAAGTagttcaagtttttgaagatctCGTGAAAATGTCTAAGAATGTTGTCGCTTGTGACAGCTTGGAACCGGAAGTGGTTCAACCTATAATAGCATGTCGAACCCAGCACCATCTAGAGGGTAAATCCGAAGACCGCCAGCATGCTTGCACAATTTGTCCGGCTGCCTTCAAGAAGTCAAGCCATCTAACGCAGCACACCCGATCGCATTACGGAATCAAAAGCTATCGTTGTGAGATTTGCGACAAAACTTTCACCACAAATCGCTCGCTCAAAATTCACCGAATCAGCCACAGTTCAACCGTTCCGGACTTCCGGTGTGACCAATGTCCGGCGAGTTTCAATCTGCAATCCAGCTTACGACGACACACCGCCATTCACGACAACCCCGATCGCAGCTACAGCTGTCCAATCTGCAAGCGGATCTTCAAGTGGTTACAAAACTGCAAGGCTCACATCCGGACAAGTCACGGCAAGGAAGGCGCACCTGTATCGCTTATTACGGCGGAGCAATCAACGAAGCTGGAAGCAACTCAAGAACCACACGACGCAACGCTGCTCGATTTGAAAAACCTCCCGCCGAACGTCCAAATCTACGACATCAACAGCCTGACCAACTGTCTGGTGCGCATCGATGACCAATTCTACGAACTTCCGGTGCAGATCGACACGGATCAGCTAACGCAAGACCAGCACATTGTCGAAATCGTCCAAGAAGTCTCTACCGAGCAGATGTACATCCTCCCCGAGAGCGAAATAATCCAAGAGGAAGTGCTCGACCAATCCGACACCCCAGAACCACCGGCGGAACCAAAACCCAAAGCAAAAGACAAAAAACTCCCCAACGTTACCGAGCAGGACCTCTTCTCGGAAGGTCTCGTCAACGGCAAAAAGTGCTACTCCTGCAAGGCGTGCCAAAAGCCCTTCAAGAAGCCGGTCGACCTCCGCAGACACATCCGCACCCACACCGGGGATCGCCCCTTCAAGTGTGATCGCTGCCCAAAGTCCTTCACCCTGAAGGCGGTCCTCCAAGCACACCGGAAAACGCACGAAGAACGTCGCGAGGTACTGTTCTGTTCGGAGCCGCAATGCGAGGCCAAGTTTTCCAGCAAAGCGGCCCTCGAGATGCACCGCCGGATTCACACCGGGCAGCGGCCGTTCCGCTGTACGGTTTGTACGCTCACGTTCCGCACCTCCGGCCACATGCAGGCGCACATGGTCTCCCACGAGCGGTTGGCCGCGAAGCGGGAGCAGAACCTGCTGCAGTTTGGAACGTAGGGAAATAAAAtgtgtttagtttagtttagtttgttTATTATTTCTAGCAGTGTAAGGTTTCCACCTTTTAAAATTACTGCTTTCGATGTTACATTGGttctttacataaaatttgataacctaaatgaaaaactacattaaaaactaaaatttcaaaactaggaTTTCACTAGACGGATTAGTCCTCAGGCACGTGTCATCTTCCTTGTAGTCGTCATGGGTTGTATTTCTCAGCGTCGTCCAGGGTTCGTCCGAGGGGATAGGGGGTTTGCCCCTTTATACGACCTCTTCCAGGGGCACTCGGGAGCCCGGGGGGTATTCCCTATTCCACTATTCCTGTAACGTGTGGTTAGGGGGGCCCCAGGTCTCCCGAGCGCCTCAGTGGATTCTCCAGTTTGCGTCGTGTCTTCCAGGCACCCCGGAGGAGCCGGGGGGTTGTCCCTATTCCACTCTTCCTTTGGcttgtggttaggggggcccCGGGACCTCCGGGCGCGACAGTGGTTTGACTTTTTGCGGTTTCCTCAGGCAAAGTTAAAGCTGGTTAAAAAATTCAAGGCAGCCTCTCTTAAAGATCACTTCCGATGTCGAACATTTTACTGCCACGGGTAATGAATTCCAGTAAGCCACACCTCTCACGAAAAGGGAATTTGCGTAGGTCTGCGTGCTGTTTCTTGGAATCACAAGGTTCTGCAGACGGCGACCTCTGCACGGGATAAGCTTTTGATACAGTACAGGTGGAAACTGGGACGCCATCAGCCTTCTCAGGAAAACGCAGCAACGATACGCGTACAAGTTCTGTATGGGGCATCCAATCAGGTTCTGTTAtgaacaaattttacattttacattttattcttGATGACCGCGGTCCatctatttatttaaaaaaaaaaagtaacgtctttttaacatttgacttaatttttaaGGTCGCCATTTGAGGGTTAAATCCGTTAAATCGATAAACCGAACTACCCGCATCCATTCACAAACCATCAAAACCGATGGGCACTCGCCGTGGTGAGTTTCcaagtgaaaacaaaaatattcccaCCAAATTCCCCACACAAACGTCAAACGAAGCGCTGAAACGTGTTAAAACGTGCTCGATTCGCTCGTAATTTGcatcaaaaagtgaaattcttTGTGAAATCTCGTGAAATTCGTGTTTTATCGTAAAATTTAAACACTCGGAGTGAAATTTGCACCGAAGGCTATTCGGGAAAAGTGGTTTCAGTGAGAAAATCGCCCTCGAAAAGGGTGCTGCGCATTTCGGCTGATTACGGCATAACCTTGAGAGGCAGGTAGATTTGGGTGGCCTCGGAAGTGTTTTCCGGAAACGATGCCAAAATGTCCGTCGATATTCCGAAACGTAGACTGTCGTCGATTCTGAAGCCCTTTCCGAACGGGGGCGGGTTGGAGGGATCGAAGCTGAACGGAAGTTTCTCACAGAACAAGGTCCGGTTCGACGATTTGGCCGTGGAGGCGGTGCTGCAGGACGCTCTCCAGAATGGCCAGCTGCAGCGCTTCGAGGTGCTGGTGCTTGAAATCAAGGCCGAGCAGTTTGACGACGATAAATTCCAGCAGGTGATTGTGGAATCGAAGCGGTGCGTGCACCTGCTCAATGCCAACTTTGGAATGCTGGTCGAGGCACTGCTCTCGGTCAACTGGCTGGCCCGGAACGAGTCCTCACGGGAGGTGTACAAGGGCTTTGTGATCGAGCTGCTGGTGGCGCAAGGCAACTACACAACGCTGGCCGTTTCGAAG harbors:
- the LOC120419814 gene encoding zinc finger protein 236-like, with amino-acid sequence MMEPNRELPPVPVSCCFSTRKETDRRHHIAKTNITNDDDGAIAHKYTLTSEGSNQPTIIEQPRFGLGKHVSQASLLMLQSDQSANSVFTDLRTTISPTWKKRTAQLQHHKNQYQPIKNRCTQRKNISQNLQQWICCRKCHIERHYASEDHTCAVCDREFGSLEELKAHVYEGHEEGNRRAVGKINVVQGFVKKLHECKFCDKTFPKKSLLERHYLVHTKQKPFKCEICSKCFNQKSTLKTHILTHNGVQDFRCLLCGLKFSQKINLRVHTFRMHPKRTASVADRLPCPYCPCLFKKLGSLNAHKTKVHAALLPDPTTVEEPPVKSVPEVVQVFEDLVKMSKNVVACDSLEPEVVQPIIACRTQHHLEGKSEDRQHACTICPAAFKKSSHLTQHTRSHYGIKSYRCEICDKTFTTNRSLKIHRISHSSTVPDFRCDQCPASFNLQSSLRRHTAIHDNPDRSYSCPICKRIFKWLQNCKAHIRTSHGKEGAPVSLITAEQSTKLEATQEPHDATLLDLKNLPPNVQIYDINSLTNCLVRIDDQFYELPVQIDTDQLTQDQHIVEIVQEVSTEQMYILPESEIIQEEVLDQSDTPEPPAEPKPKAKDKKLPNVTEQDLFSEGLVNGKKCYSCKACQKPFKKPVDLRRHIRTHTGDRPFKCDRCPKSFTLKAVLQAHRKTHEERREVLFCSEPQCEAKFSSKAALEMHRRIHTGQRPFRCTVCTLTFRTSGHMQAHMVSHERLAAKREQNLLQFGT